One window of the Dreissena polymorpha isolate Duluth1 chromosome 5, UMN_Dpol_1.0, whole genome shotgun sequence genome contains the following:
- the LOC127832360 gene encoding interferon-induced protein 44-like, whose protein sequence is MHITFDYQGLTVDKINNGNLQVTELEVYAITDGQRKMSQPKQTQPWRKTPEWTEKYLETLTEDIVSFKPSCELGLSDVRILMLGPVGTGKSSFYNTVNSVFKGRISHNAPCGVASNGITIAYNPYAVNMRSGATLNFRLCDTRGLEINQGLDILEFNYLLDGNIPDHYQFNPVVQFCPDHPAFVYKPRNTEKIHCVLFVIDAATLGDIPPKLVDKMSNFQRLVNQKGIPQAVMLTKVDLACQNVASTLSSVFTSKKIEDAVNKVSSMFGLPRNHVLPVKNYEHEIELDDNISILALLALRQLLHFAEDYIQVLQDKLKSSNEEPNKRESIEKGSDQE, encoded by the exons ATGCACATTACCTTCGACTACCAAGGCCTTACTGTCGACAAAATAAACAATGGCAACTTGCAAGTGACCGAACTAGAGGTATACGCCATAACAG ACGGTCAGCGGAAAATGTCACAACCAAAACAAACACAACCCTGGAGAAAAACTCCGGAATGGACTGAAAAG TACCTTGAGACGCTTACCGAGGACATCGTATCGTTCAAACCCTCCTGCGAGTTGGGACTTTCGGATGTCCGTATCCTGATGCTGGGTCCAGTGGGGACGGGCAAGTCGAGCTTCTACAACACCGTCAACTCAGTATTCAAGGGTCGTATCTCCCATAATGCACCATGTGGGGTCGCTTCTAATGGCATAACAATTGCG TACAACCCTTATGCGGTCAATATGCGTTCTGGTGCGACGTTGAATTTCCGGCTCTGTGACACACGTGGTCTAGAGATCAATCAAGGTCTAGACATACTGGAGTTCAACTACTTGCTGGATGGAAACATCCCAGATCATTATCAG TTCAACCCAGTCGTACAATTTTGCCCCGATCACCCTGCGTTCGTTTATAAGCCGAGGAATACAGAAAAGATTCACTGCGTTTTGTTTGTAATCGACGCTGCAACTCTAGGTGACATTCCACCGAAACTGGTCGACAAGATGAGCAACTTTCAAAGACTTGTGAATCAAAAAG GAATTCCGCAAGCTGTTATGCTGACCAAAGTCGACCTGGCGTGTCAGAATGTTGCCAGTACACTCTCCAGCGTGTTCACCAGCAAGAAAATTGAGGACGCTGTGAACAAAGTATCCAGCATGTTCGGGTTGCCTAGAAACCACGTACTTCCGGTGAAGAATTACGAACATGAAATAGAGCTGGATGACAACATCAGCATCCTGGCGTTGCTTGCACTGCGTCAGCTACTGCACTTTGCAGAGGATTACATTCAGGTTCTGCAAGACAAACTAAAATCTTCCAACGAGGAGCCTAACAAACGAGAATCAATTGAAAAAGGCAGTGACCAAGAATAA